A single window of Solenopsis invicta isolate M01_SB chromosome 3, UNIL_Sinv_3.0, whole genome shotgun sequence DNA harbors:
- the LOC120357340 gene encoding KRAB-A domain-containing protein 2-like: MCSDVLSAQTLAMSDKMECENLSRKSWKLRFLEELLTLERKESHYNVMKRDEYDKLLAETEEAKAAIKKTPLQYRRVKRFDVFEIGGTKKLISKDEPVKYYLPAEEIYDVIESAHIAVGHGGRDRMKKETSRKYANITNEMINIFLSMCETCQQKRSKRKKGLVSKSILHSEMNSRCQVDLIDMQSQADEQFKFIMVYQDHLTKFILLRALQSKRAEEVALQLTDIFLTFGAPCILHSDNGREFVNSVIEELFTYWPRALHFGIKQSPYKAMFGIEPRVGLTTSSLPSDMITNIHDENDLQNIIEQMNTEHEETEIVEEVQEDEAEAMLTTISSNISLARKEAKENLEKQTKRMQLISDATHSPVDIGANIIIPIPDVDRGKADLRNLIGIVLERNEDGLYKIGTKDGILNKLYCRSEFDISPQIFLTQEQMPKQEIFLRTAARKGAVGTGQGFVRCACTKNCTSKRFFCMKKGNLCNSKCHNSMPCKNK; encoded by the exons ATGTGTTCGGATGTTCTTTCTGCGCAGACATTGGCGATGAGTGACAAAATGGAATGTGAGAATTTGTCTAGAAAAAGCTGGAAATTGCGTTTCCTGGAGGAATTGCTAACTTTAGAAAGGAAGGAAAGTCACTATAATGTGATGAAAAGAGATGAATACGATAAGTTATTAGCGGAGACTGAAGAAGCTAAAGCTGCAATAAAGAAGACGCCTTTGCAATACCGAAGAGTTAAAAGATTTGATGTTTTTGAAATCGGTGGAACGAAAAAGTTGATTTCAAAAGACGAACCAGTCAAGTATTATTTGCCAGCAGAAGAAATATACGACGTCATAGAAAGTGCGCATATAGCTGTAGGACATGGAGGTCGAGACAGAATGAAGAAGGAAACATCGAGGAAATACGCCAATATAACTaatgaaatgataaatatttttttgtcaatgtGCGAAACTTGTCAACAAAAAAGAAGCAAGCGCAAGAAAGGTTTGGTTTCTAAGTCGATCCTTCACTCAGAAATGAATAGCCGTTGTCAAGTAGATTTAATCGACATGCAATCTCAGGCTGatgaacaatttaaatttattatggttTACCAAGACCATTTAACGAAATTTATCTTACTGCGAGCGCTCCAGAGCAAAAGAGCTGAAGAAGTTGCTTTGCAACTTACtgatatttttttgacatttggaGCTCCCTGTATTTTACACTCTGATAATGGTAGAGAATTTGTCAATTCTGTCATAGAAGAGTTATTTACATATTGgccgag agCACTTCATTTTGGAATCAAACAATCACCTTATAAAGCAATGTTTGGAATTGAACCAAGAGTTGGACTGACGACATCATCATTGCCATCTGATATGATTACAAATATCCATGATGAAAATGACCTTCAGAACATAATCGAGCAGATGAATACAGAGCACGAGGAAACTGAAATAGTTGAAGAAGTACAAGAAGATGAAGCGGAGGCGATGCTAACTACAATATCGTCAAACATCTCCTTAGCCAGGAAGGAAGCCAAAGAAAATTTGGAGAAACAGACCAAAAGAATGCAATTGATTTCCGATGCAACTCATTCTCCGGTTGATATAGGAGCTAATATCATTATACCCATTCCAGATGTTGACAGAGGAAAGGCAGACTTACGAAATCTCATAGGTATCGTTCTTGAAAGAAATGAAGATGGATTATACAAAATTGGCACAAAGGACggaattctaaataaattatattgcag atctgAATTTGATATATCTCCTCAAATATTCTTGACTCAAGAACAAATGCCGAAACAGGAAATTTTCTTGAGAACTGCAGCTAGAAAAGGCGCCGTTGGTACAGGACAAGGCTTTGTCCGCTGTGCTTGCACAAAAAATTGTACTTCAAAGCGTTTCTTTTGTATGAAAAAGGGCAATCTTTGCAACTCTAAATGCCATAACAGTATGCCTTGTAAGAATAAGTAG
- the LOC120357220 gene encoding uncharacterized protein LOC120357220 — protein MRSPLRDDANKSDVEDNNISDDNLMTSNVPCDDKEALSNNNTIQNNQVYEDDLSNIQEWNWNDVGYINDFDDEAVENITHTGTSEPEYHDPNLNDTLCSCTTTTRGETILICMRMAMRFCLPWNAVVCMLQAINIILKKKTFCLIVNINYYSTSLRNHIILSIMFIIRIARSMRMNDHVWKILFASAEFTLKFQKQNLFFWN, from the exons ATGCGTAGTCCGTTAAGAGATGATGCAAATAAAAGTGATGTCGAGGACAATAACATAAGTGATGATAACTTAATGACTAGT aATGTGCCATGTGATGACAAGGAGGCATTAtcgaataataatacaatacaaaACAATCAGGTATATGAAGACGACTTGTCAAATATCCAAGAATGGAACTGGAACGATGTGGGATATATTAACGATTTTGATGACGAGGCAgttgaaaat ATCACGCATACTGGAACAAGTGAACCGGAATACCATGATCCGAATTTGAATGACACTTTGTGTTCTTGTACCACTACTACACGAGGAGAAACCATACTTATATGTATGAGAATGGCGATGCGATTCTGCCTTCCTTGGAACGCTGTTGTTTGCATGTTACAagctataaatattattttaaaaaaaaaaaccttttgcCTAATAGTAAATATCAATTACTACAGTACTTCCCTACGCAATCACATAATTTTAAGTATCATGTTTATTATCCGAATTGCAAGAAGTATGCGGATGAACGATCACGTATGGAAGATTTTATTTGCGAGTGCGGAATTCACACTAAAATTTCagaaacaaaatctttttttttggaactag
- the LOC113002823 gene encoding extensin encodes MSFARVWIKKTGKQENVSIHDLVQFDASRYYSEKEDARSKLVFSVRRKEGGTVKCQVLAIAGYIAGAGYGGGSADAPPIKNHPAFTEAFNPPSPTQVYYPPPPPTQMYYPPPPTQAYNPPPHTQAYNPPPPTQVYNPPPPTQAYNPPPPIQAYNPPPPTQVYNPPPSTLAYTPPLPTQAYNPPPPTQVYNPPPSTQAYNPPPPTQAYNPPPPTQAYNPPPPTQI; translated from the exons ATGTCATTTGCACGAGTATGGATTAAAAAAACTGGAAAACAGGAGAATGTTTCAATTCACGATCTCGTGCAATTTGATGCTTCGCGATACTATTCTGAGAAAGAGGACGCACGTTCAAAACTTGTATTTTCTGTACGAAGGAAAGAAGGTGGGACAGTAAAATGCCAAGTTCTGGCAATTGCAG GATATATTGCTGGTGCAGGATATGGTGGAGGATCTGCAGACGCGCCACCAATAAAAAATCATCCGGCTTTTACTGAGGCGTTCAATCCGCCGTCGCCCACCCAGGTGTACTATCCTCCGCCGCCGCCCACCCAGATGTActatccgccgccgccgactcag GCGTACAATCCACCGCCGCACACCCAGGCGTACAACCCGCCGCCGCCGACCCAGGTGTACAACCCGCCACCGCCAACCCAAGCGTACAATCCGCCGCCTCCGATCCAGGCGTACAACCCGCCACCGCCGACCCAGGTGTATAACCCGCCGCCGTCGACCCTGGCGTACACCCCTCCTCTGCCGACCCAGGCGTACAACCCGCCACCGCCGACCCAGGTGTATAACCCGCCGCCGTCGACCCAGGCGTACAACCCGCCGCCGCCGACCCAGGCGTAcaatccgccgccgccgactcagGCGTACAACCCGCCGCCGCCGACCCAGATATAA
- the LOC120357163 gene encoding uncharacterized protein LOC120357163, which translates to MERLFHVIRVTYPADARLMVHNEEQLVVPIRHLLELRITSPRPNISRDQIEIAGFINISDAKYRRWYRQWDQWYNEREWVCNEWDLEDQWDLQILFGERVYQEEIW; encoded by the exons atggaaagattaTTTCACGTAATTCGAGTTACGTATCCGGCGGATGCG agattGATGGTACATAATGAGGAGCAACTCGTTGTGCCGATAAGGCACTTATTAGAATTAAGGATTACCAGCCCCCGCCcc AACATCTCTCGAGACCAAATTGAGATAGCAGGATTTATCAATATATCCGATGCGAAATATAGGCGCTGGTACCGTCAGTGGGACCAGTGGTATAATGAAAGAGAGTGGGTCTGCAACGAGTGGGACCTGGAGGATCAATGGGACCTTCAAATATTATTCGGAGAGCGGGTCTACCAGGAGGAGATctggtga